In Natrinema amylolyticum, the following are encoded in one genomic region:
- a CDS encoding signal peptidase I, whose product MTAVGLAKRGLGLVLVVAVLLLVVGQLLGQPILLGYVSSGSMEPTMDTGDGFVAIPSLVTDVEEGDVVVYQARELHDGGLTTHRVVGETEEGYVTKGDANPFTDQDGGEPHVTEGQIVAEVLQVNGAVVTIPGLGTLVLAIQGVAASAAGTVTSVFGLATMSANGLGALMVAVGVAMLGFGTLFERLGPSQRATRRSRSRENVIAFWTALGLVLLVFVTFATAAMVVPSGTTEYELISSESPDDNPQIVAPGETTGLTRTVDNSGYLPVAVVHEAESGGISADPTRQTVGIRDSGETTVSLSAPDETGEYTRHLGEYRYLAVLPPSVLFWLHDLHPLAAIGAVNGVIVGLAVAIVLVLFGSGDIRFRSAGDHVPLSTRLERKLRNWLRNGK is encoded by the coding sequence ATGACTGCCGTCGGGCTCGCAAAGCGAGGGCTCGGACTCGTCCTCGTGGTGGCCGTCCTCCTCTTGGTGGTCGGCCAGTTGCTCGGACAGCCGATTCTGCTCGGGTACGTCTCCTCCGGGAGCATGGAGCCGACGATGGACACCGGCGACGGGTTCGTGGCGATTCCCAGTCTCGTCACCGACGTCGAGGAGGGTGACGTCGTCGTCTATCAGGCGCGGGAACTCCACGACGGCGGGCTGACGACCCATCGCGTGGTCGGCGAGACGGAAGAGGGGTACGTCACGAAAGGCGATGCGAACCCGTTTACCGATCAGGACGGCGGCGAACCCCACGTGACGGAGGGCCAGATCGTCGCCGAAGTCTTGCAGGTAAACGGTGCCGTGGTGACGATTCCAGGTCTCGGCACCCTCGTGTTGGCCATTCAAGGCGTGGCGGCGTCGGCCGCCGGCACCGTCACGTCGGTGTTCGGCTTAGCGACGATGTCCGCGAACGGACTCGGGGCGCTCATGGTCGCGGTCGGCGTCGCGATGCTCGGCTTCGGAACGCTCTTCGAGCGGCTCGGCCCGTCCCAGCGCGCAACGAGGCGGTCGCGCTCGCGCGAGAACGTGATCGCCTTCTGGACCGCGCTCGGCCTCGTCTTGCTCGTGTTCGTCACGTTCGCGACCGCGGCCATGGTCGTCCCCTCGGGAACGACCGAGTACGAACTCATCAGTTCGGAGTCACCCGACGACAATCCACAGATCGTCGCCCCCGGCGAGACGACGGGACTCACCCGAACCGTCGATAATTCGGGCTACTTGCCGGTCGCGGTCGTTCACGAGGCCGAGAGCGGCGGGATCAGCGCCGACCCGACACGGCAGACGGTCGGCATCCGCGACAGCGGCGAGACCACGGTATCGCTGTCCGCCCCCGACGAGACGGGCGAGTATACGCGCCACCTCGGTGAGTACCGCTATCTCGCCGTGTTGCCGCCGTCCGTCCTGTTCTGGCTCCACGATCTGCATCCGCTCGCCGCTATCGGTGCGGTAAACGGCGTCATCGTCGGTCTCGCCGTGGCGATCGTACTCGTGCTCTTCGGCAGCGGCGACATCCGGTTCCGGTCCGCCGGCGATCACGTCCCGCTGTCGACGCGGCTCGAGCGAAAACTCCGCAACTGGCTCCGAAACGGGAAGTAG
- a CDS encoding DUF5305 domain-containing protein: MIDNPRLELLLARQGRAITIALIAVGLLAIIATGWAVANPETTTSPQFDEEAVTANVGTSAIVTESGTLWTDGEELSNSSVYFLNASPELTVAPETKLRNETGGTPIEDGDVTHEVVLRFEANRDGSAFWNETHQVLRESPSVENGVATSRATIDVESYRQRQRQLEREVSGVGSVELVMELRVEYDTGRHRGTLTTATPVTITEDAYWLEESLADSASHSHRSGTTRTTESRNPALVGGLSVLGTLSLAGAAIVARRSPTDVEAARRAVHEQRYAEWISRGSIPMWIGDYHVSLDTLEDVVDVAIDTNERVVHDTQRGLFAVVNDGVVYYYSDRGLWEETAWPEMDLKEQPAVIDGDRDLSPEELSELDPSDEFAASDEGVGFDDDEEVWEQL, encoded by the coding sequence ATGATCGATAACCCGCGTCTCGAGTTACTGCTCGCCAGACAGGGTCGTGCGATCACGATCGCGCTGATTGCCGTTGGGCTCCTCGCGATCATCGCGACCGGCTGGGCGGTCGCGAACCCGGAGACGACGACTTCGCCGCAGTTCGACGAGGAGGCGGTCACGGCCAACGTCGGAACGAGTGCGATCGTCACCGAGAGCGGGACCCTCTGGACCGACGGCGAGGAACTCTCGAACAGTTCGGTGTACTTTCTGAACGCGTCACCGGAACTGACGGTCGCTCCGGAGACGAAGCTGCGAAACGAAACCGGCGGGACGCCGATCGAGGACGGGGACGTCACCCACGAGGTGGTGCTTCGGTTCGAAGCGAACCGCGACGGCTCCGCGTTCTGGAACGAGACCCATCAGGTGCTTCGCGAGTCGCCGTCGGTCGAAAACGGCGTCGCGACGTCACGGGCGACGATCGACGTCGAATCCTACCGGCAGCGCCAGCGCCAACTCGAGCGCGAGGTCAGCGGGGTCGGCTCGGTCGAACTCGTGATGGAGCTCCGCGTCGAGTACGATACGGGTCGCCATCGGGGAACGCTGACGACCGCGACGCCGGTGACGATCACGGAGGACGCCTACTGGCTCGAGGAGTCGCTTGCCGACTCCGCGTCGCACAGCCATCGGAGCGGCACGACGCGGACGACCGAGTCCCGCAACCCGGCGCTCGTCGGGGGTCTGTCGGTGCTCGGGACGCTCTCGCTCGCCGGGGCGGCGATCGTCGCCCGCCGGTCGCCGACCGACGTCGAGGCCGCTCGCCGCGCGGTCCACGAACAGCGCTACGCCGAGTGGATCTCCCGGGGCTCGATCCCGATGTGGATCGGCGACTATCACGTCTCGCTCGACACGCTCGAGGACGTCGTCGACGTCGCGATCGATACCAACGAGCGGGTCGTCCACGACACCCAGCGGGGGCTGTTCGCGGTCGTCAACGACGGCGTCGTCTACTACTACAGCGACCGCGGCCTCTGGGAGGAGACCGCCTGGCCGGAGATGGACCTCAAGGAGCAGCCGGCCGTGATCGACGGCGATCGGGACCTATCTCCCGAGGAGCTCTCGGAGCTCGACCCGAGCGACGAGTTCGCCGCGTCCGACGAAGGCGTCGGGTTCGACGACGACGAAGAAGTCTGGGAACAGTTGTAG
- a CDS encoding DUF7289 family protein: MDISGYDNRTTMRIFISIFLTVREYELMVGEKSPFRGQASDSEERGASPMIGIILLFALVILGASLVFVAGSAMFDAIEAEVDNEQTQQFVSETDHRITTAAVTGEDQPLPIDEMQGGEPTVADDGNISVRWFNATDGTRCSPVTGELRALEFELDGRTIAHQGGGVWEQTDGRTSVVSEPQIGYDGDRLQLQVLQLEEGDFGGSDPMARANHSESTDLTDRIGNAAAECPTGTDVSFRIENSTYHDGWNRYLEDAVGDGEYPEVDVEHKEADRTVEVNITSIREPADTETLLIESDDGLKNTDGPGDHRREFGKNLRFQATLNNTGSDTATPPTMQVSIVGTPIEEANSGGSAAVPGGQTKQRSVKIDSYEDDLTPGRTYEYRIETLDDSGNVDDTLNDRGEFYLGEPGSDFNVTEDDIETTPTGDGNVTITAEVRNHGLEEGDRTVTIDFEEYDVTASETVTLDYGATGTVSWTVDKSALPYGSNEFEIRTGDDEATGTVIGEATGEEGTFIVVEDEGVGGDQIVVNGDPFTVDAEVASTYASDGETREVRVTIPKAGVDRTEPITLDSGEHGTVSFDIDPADYDFESGTVYNYDIVADGEGLSEQGSFYVGEPETNFELSNGNATVDDDTVTITADLENTGVDSGSQTASLNLEYLDEMPDELEGENPYGDLFEREITRSFGESDTIELELNESKLLDGEYRATIRTDDGTETIDFVVDTGIDPGRVGLGEIDNANVTVDVVGSQVSGNSRRWTGGGRWGGGEYEYVHLLAPMTLDVVANGGTEHSFDNPTGGDNINTGPTWQDKTDDSYTYNFTVEDETELTLRNTRYSLCNDRSTDPDELSHYSDPEDRALEWCKDVSSNTEFGPIDASQGENLQNVRVRSAENNTIPALPAGADQQISATEALDERGLVKDEDELDLDSGEFVFLFENTAECGRVCDEDDIDALWDDAVEAYERNPDRTNDPDFNDLIVYVEVERAGVDPGTPSITIKPGGGDSTDVDAGDGRDAGGVEDVDPTLEGDTAEGSSPSVGTGDSTTDETNGVTGDTGVDVDADTIVIG; encoded by the coding sequence ATGGATATTTCAGGTTATGATAACAGAACCACCATGCGTATTTTTATATCCATATTTCTCACAGTAAGAGAATACGAGCTAATGGTGGGTGAAAAAAGTCCGTTCCGGGGTCAGGCGAGCGACTCCGAGGAGCGAGGGGCGAGTCCGATGATCGGAATCATATTGCTGTTTGCACTCGTGATACTGGGCGCGTCACTGGTGTTCGTCGCCGGGTCAGCGATGTTCGACGCGATCGAAGCGGAAGTCGATAACGAACAGACCCAACAGTTCGTCAGCGAGACGGACCACAGAATCACGACGGCCGCGGTGACGGGTGAAGACCAGCCGCTGCCGATCGACGAAATGCAGGGTGGTGAACCGACGGTCGCGGACGACGGAAATATCTCCGTCAGGTGGTTCAACGCGACGGACGGAACCCGGTGTTCGCCCGTCACGGGTGAGTTACGCGCACTCGAGTTCGAACTCGATGGTCGGACGATCGCCCACCAGGGCGGTGGCGTCTGGGAGCAGACCGACGGCCGGACCAGCGTCGTTTCGGAGCCCCAGATCGGATACGACGGGGACAGGTTACAGCTGCAGGTCCTCCAACTCGAGGAGGGCGATTTCGGTGGGAGCGATCCGATGGCGCGAGCGAACCACAGCGAGTCGACGGATCTCACCGATCGAATCGGCAACGCCGCTGCGGAGTGTCCCACGGGGACCGATGTCAGTTTCCGGATCGAGAACAGCACGTACCACGATGGGTGGAACCGGTACCTCGAGGACGCGGTCGGTGACGGGGAGTACCCCGAGGTTGACGTCGAACACAAGGAGGCCGACCGAACCGTCGAGGTGAACATCACGTCGATCAGGGAACCCGCAGATACCGAAACGCTACTGATCGAGTCGGACGACGGCCTCAAAAACACGGATGGACCGGGCGATCACCGGCGTGAATTCGGGAAGAATCTCCGGTTCCAGGCAACGCTGAACAACACCGGTAGCGATACCGCGACGCCACCGACGATGCAGGTTTCTATCGTTGGGACACCGATAGAGGAGGCAAACAGCGGCGGCAGTGCGGCCGTTCCGGGCGGACAAACGAAACAGCGATCAGTCAAGATCGACTCGTACGAGGACGATCTCACGCCGGGGCGAACGTACGAGTACAGGATCGAGACGCTCGACGACTCCGGAAACGTCGACGATACGCTCAACGATCGCGGAGAGTTCTACCTCGGCGAACCGGGATCGGACTTCAACGTGACCGAGGACGACATCGAAACGACGCCGACCGGTGACGGAAACGTCACCATCACCGCCGAGGTCCGGAATCACGGTCTCGAGGAAGGAGACCGTACCGTGACCATCGATTTTGAGGAGTACGACGTCACAGCGAGCGAGACGGTCACGCTGGACTACGGTGCGACCGGGACGGTCAGCTGGACGGTCGATAAGAGCGCCCTGCCGTACGGCTCGAACGAGTTCGAGATCCGGACGGGTGACGACGAGGCGACCGGGACCGTCATTGGGGAAGCAACTGGGGAGGAAGGGACGTTCATCGTCGTCGAGGACGAGGGCGTCGGAGGCGATCAGATCGTCGTCAATGGCGACCCGTTCACCGTCGACGCCGAAGTGGCGAGCACCTACGCCAGCGACGGCGAGACACGGGAGGTCAGAGTGACGATTCCGAAAGCCGGTGTCGACCGCACCGAACCGATAACGCTCGACAGCGGCGAACACGGCACGGTCTCGTTCGATATCGATCCCGCCGACTACGACTTCGAATCGGGAACGGTCTACAATTACGACATCGTCGCCGACGGCGAGGGCCTGAGCGAGCAGGGATCGTTCTACGTCGGCGAACCCGAAACGAACTTCGAGCTGTCGAACGGGAACGCCACGGTCGACGATGATACGGTCACGATCACGGCCGATCTCGAGAACACCGGCGTCGACTCCGGCTCACAGACCGCCAGTCTGAACCTCGAGTACCTCGACGAGATGCCAGACGAACTCGAGGGCGAAAATCCGTACGGGGACCTCTTCGAACGGGAAATCACTCGGTCGTTCGGCGAATCGGATACCATCGAGCTGGAGCTCAACGAGAGTAAACTCCTCGACGGGGAGTATCGGGCGACGATTCGGACGGATGACGGAACCGAGACCATTGATTTCGTCGTCGATACCGGAATCGATCCCGGTCGGGTCGGCTTAGGTGAAATCGACAACGCGAACGTGACCGTCGATGTCGTGGGCTCACAGGTCTCCGGAAACAGCAGACGGTGGACCGGAGGAGGGCGATGGGGTGGAGGTGAGTACGAGTACGTTCACCTCCTCGCGCCGATGACCCTGGACGTGGTCGCGAACGGCGGGACCGAACATTCCTTCGACAACCCGACCGGCGGTGATAATATCAACACCGGACCGACGTGGCAGGACAAGACCGATGATAGTTACACGTATAACTTTACGGTTGAAGACGAGACGGAACTCACTCTTCGGAATACTAGATATAGTCTGTGTAACGATCGAAGCACCGACCCCGACGAACTATCCCACTACTCGGATCCCGAAGACCGAGCGCTCGAGTGGTGTAAGGACGTCTCGTCAAATACCGAATTCGGTCCGATCGACGCGTCGCAGGGCGAGAACCTACAGAACGTCCGCGTTCGGAGCGCCGAGAACAATACGATCCCGGCGCTTCCCGCGGGTGCGGACCAACAGATCAGCGCCACCGAGGCCCTCGACGAGCGAGGCCTCGTGAAGGACGAGGACGAACTCGATCTCGATTCGGGCGAGTTCGTGTTCCTCTTCGAGAATACGGCCGAGTGCGGACGGGTGTGCGACGAGGATGATATCGACGCACTCTGGGACGACGCGGTCGAGGCCTACGAACGAAACCCCGACAGAACCAACGATCCGGACTTTAACGATCTGATCGTCTACGTCGAGGTCGAACGCGCGGGCGTCGACCCCGGAACGCCCAGCATCACGATCAAACCCGGCGGCGGTGATTCGACCGACGTCGACGCCGGCGACGGCCGTGACGCGGGCGGGGTCGAGGACGTGGATCCGACGCTCGAGGGAGACACCGCTGAGGGGAGTTCGCCGTCGGTTGGAACTGGCGATTCCACCACGGACGAGACGAACGGTGTGACGGGCGACACCGGCGTCGACGTCGACGCCGATACCATCGTCATCGGCTAA
- a CDS encoding CARDB domain-containing protein — MPSTKILLIAAASCFLLAFAVPTVAITVDEAAERDGVGLEPTDAQYATIEDDEITLDLEALNDRAITRADDVFTITVTDDNVERIWIDHDVSGLTFYRGDQPTATISESNPLEPSAGTVASIGVAVDTHVAQSGTETFTVTVKYADDDNSSARSAGGSSGSAPSESPAIERSSVDVSPSTVGAGETVTATATYRNVGETTESVTATLTVDGTAVDRRTITLEPGESRTVTFERTMEWAGTYEVGIDGTGSASVTVEGPPIEVVDATVVDPDISVGESTTIRATVRNPTDERVTRTLEPSVDGIVVDGRAVSVPANGERTVSFERRFDKPGTYDLAVSGVTAGTVSVDRAAFSIRDRELSPATTAALAPPATAGLLFLAIAANRRWALLR, encoded by the coding sequence ATGCCATCCACAAAGATACTGCTCATCGCGGCTGCGTCCTGTTTTCTCCTCGCGTTCGCAGTCCCGACAGTAGCGATCACAGTGGATGAGGCTGCGGAACGCGATGGCGTTGGCCTCGAGCCGACCGATGCCCAATATGCGACGATCGAAGACGACGAAATAACACTCGATCTCGAGGCCCTCAACGACCGTGCAATAACACGAGCGGACGACGTGTTCACGATCACTGTCACCGACGACAATGTCGAGCGGATCTGGATCGATCACGACGTGTCCGGGCTCACGTTCTACCGGGGCGACCAGCCGACGGCGACGATCAGCGAATCGAATCCCCTCGAGCCGTCGGCCGGCACCGTCGCGAGTATCGGCGTCGCGGTCGATACCCACGTCGCGCAGTCGGGGACCGAGACGTTCACGGTTACAGTCAAGTACGCAGACGACGACAACAGCTCCGCTCGGTCTGCAGGGGGCTCGAGCGGGTCGGCCCCGTCCGAATCACCGGCCATCGAACGCTCGAGCGTCGACGTTTCGCCGTCGACGGTCGGGGCCGGCGAGACGGTGACGGCGACGGCGACGTACCGAAACGTCGGCGAGACGACCGAGTCAGTAACGGCGACCCTGACGGTCGACGGGACCGCCGTCGACCGGCGGACGATCACCCTCGAGCCCGGCGAATCGCGGACCGTCACGTTCGAGCGGACGATGGAGTGGGCGGGGACGTACGAGGTCGGTATCGACGGGACGGGGAGCGCCTCGGTGACCGTCGAGGGGCCGCCGATCGAAGTCGTCGACGCGACCGTCGTCGATCCCGATATCTCCGTCGGCGAGTCGACGACAATTCGGGCGACGGTCAGGAACCCGACCGACGAACGGGTTACGCGCACGCTCGAACCGTCGGTCGACGGGATCGTCGTGGACGGCCGGGCCGTTTCGGTCCCGGCGAACGGCGAGCGGACGGTCAGCTTCGAGCGCCGGTTCGATAAGCCCGGGACGTACGACCTCGCCGTCAGCGGCGTGACTGCGGGGACGGTGTCGGTCGATCGAGCCGCGTTCTCGATCCGTGATCGTGAGCTTTCGCCGGCGACGACGGCAGCACTTGCTCCGCCGGCGACGGCGGGGCTGTTGTTCCTGGCGATCGCTGCGAACCGCCGGTGGGCGCTCCTTCGCTAG
- a CDS encoding DUF7344 domain-containing protein, translated as MATTSESKPSTGGPTGRDDQSREGEIFDLLSNQRRRYAIHYCKREGEPVPLGDLAEHVAAWELDKEVEAITSAERKRVYTSLQQTHLPTLERADVIEFDDRTIELTDEAAELDVYLDIVPGDSVPWATYYLGLTAVGSVVMGGLWLEVIPTETVPELGWATLVFTLFAVSAVVHVVQNRRMRLGEMERPP; from the coding sequence ATGGCGACGACCAGCGAGAGCAAACCGAGTACGGGGGGGCCAACAGGTCGGGACGATCAGTCACGGGAAGGCGAGATTTTCGACCTGTTGAGCAATCAGCGCCGCCGGTACGCCATTCACTACTGCAAGCGCGAGGGCGAACCGGTTCCGCTCGGTGATCTCGCCGAACACGTCGCCGCCTGGGAACTCGACAAAGAGGTCGAGGCGATCACGTCCGCCGAACGAAAGCGAGTCTACACGTCGCTGCAGCAGACCCATCTGCCGACGCTCGAGCGAGCCGACGTCATCGAGTTCGACGATCGGACGATCGAACTCACCGACGAGGCCGCCGAATTAGACGTCTACCTCGACATCGTCCCCGGCGATTCGGTCCCGTGGGCGACGTACTATCTGGGGCTGACCGCCGTTGGCTCGGTCGTGATGGGTGGGTTGTGGCTCGAGGTGATTCCGACCGAGACGGTACCGGAGCTCGGCTGGGCGACGCTGGTGTTCACACTGTTTGCCGTGTCGGCAGTCGTTCACGTGGTACAGAATCGACGGATGCGACTCGGAGAGATGGAACGGCCACCGTAA
- a CDS encoding MarR family transcriptional regulator — MAETDGEEIEDLPPSAKLVFKVLEYDGPLTQKQIVEESMLSARTVRYALERLEDIGIVDEDIYFADARQSLYRLEEPVAADGNGGVEESPKKDACCAE, encoded by the coding sequence ATGGCAGAGACCGACGGGGAGGAGATCGAAGACTTGCCACCGAGCGCGAAACTCGTCTTCAAGGTTCTCGAGTACGACGGGCCGTTGACGCAGAAACAGATCGTCGAGGAATCGATGCTCTCGGCCCGAACGGTGCGATACGCGCTCGAGCGTCTCGAAGACATTGGGATCGTTGACGAGGATATTTACTTTGCGGACGCCCGTCAGAGCCTCTATCGGCTCGAAGAGCCGGTCGCCGCCGACGGTAACGGCGGCGTCGAGGAGTCCCCGAAGAAAGACGCCTGCTGTGCCGAATAA
- a CDS encoding long-chain-fatty-acid--CoA ligase, whose translation METPLIVTDFLEQARDYYGEQEAIVGTDGDRFTYAEFGERADRFAAALQERGIEKGDRVAVLDPNTHYHLEAAFGAMQLGAVHTPLNYRLEPDDYEYILSDAGVDAIFADYEYADKIEAIRDEVPTETFVTNDTDAVKGDWEDFDATISAAGTEFERPEMAEDEIITINYTSGTTGDPKGVCRTHRTETLHAYLISIYHEITDDDTYLWTLPMFHVNGWGHIYAVTGMGATHVCTRGVNADEVVASIREEDVSLLCAAPAVLNQLVDYYESEGEPEMMGDQQVRVTTAGSAPPEATIRAVEDRFGWYLKHLYGATETGPLITISDAKRLMTDDNRFEIKKRQGMGVLGTDVRVVDEDGEDVPRDDQTLGEIVVRGNQIMDRYWNKPEATEEAFTDRIEGYYHTGDLATIDENGMIAIRDRKKDIIISGGENISSIELEDTLFDHDAVADAAVIPAPSDEWGETPKAFVVPSNGDPTDPPVSADELTEFTRDRLASYKVVRRIEYVEDLPKTATGKTQKYELRQQEWADEDRMIGEG comes from the coding sequence ATGGAAACGCCACTCATTGTCACGGACTTCCTCGAGCAGGCGCGGGATTACTACGGGGAGCAGGAAGCGATCGTGGGAACGGACGGCGATCGATTCACCTATGCGGAGTTCGGCGAGCGCGCGGACCGTTTCGCGGCGGCGCTGCAGGAGCGAGGGATCGAGAAGGGCGACCGGGTGGCCGTCCTCGATCCGAACACGCATTACCATCTCGAGGCGGCTTTCGGCGCGATGCAGCTCGGGGCGGTGCACACGCCGCTGAACTACCGCCTCGAGCCGGACGACTACGAGTACATCCTGTCGGACGCGGGCGTCGACGCGATCTTCGCCGACTACGAGTACGCTGACAAGATCGAGGCGATCCGCGACGAGGTGCCGACGGAGACGTTCGTGACGAACGATACCGACGCGGTGAAGGGCGACTGGGAGGATTTCGACGCGACCATCTCGGCCGCCGGGACCGAGTTCGAGCGCCCGGAGATGGCCGAAGACGAGATAATCACGATCAACTACACCTCGGGGACGACGGGGGATCCGAAGGGCGTCTGTCGCACCCACCGGACGGAGACGCTACACGCCTACCTGATCTCGATCTATCACGAGATTACCGACGACGATACCTACCTGTGGACGCTGCCGATGTTCCACGTCAACGGCTGGGGTCACATCTACGCGGTGACCGGGATGGGCGCGACCCACGTCTGTACGCGAGGGGTCAACGCGGACGAGGTCGTCGCCTCGATCCGCGAGGAGGATGTCTCACTGCTCTGTGCCGCCCCGGCGGTGCTCAACCAGTTGGTCGACTACTACGAGAGCGAGGGCGAACCCGAGATGATGGGAGATCAGCAGGTCCGGGTCACGACCGCCGGCTCGGCCCCGCCGGAGGCGACGATTCGGGCCGTCGAGGACCGCTTCGGCTGGTATCTGAAACACCTCTACGGGGCGACCGAGACGGGGCCGCTGATCACGATCTCCGACGCGAAGCGGCTCATGACCGACGACAACCGCTTCGAGATCAAGAAGCGCCAGGGGATGGGCGTCCTCGGCACCGACGTTCGCGTCGTCGACGAGGACGGCGAGGACGTCCCCCGCGACGATCAGACGCTCGGCGAGATCGTCGTCCGGGGCAATCAGATCATGGACCGCTACTGGAACAAGCCCGAGGCGACCGAGGAGGCGTTCACCGATCGTATCGAGGGCTACTACCACACCGGTGACCTCGCCACGATCGACGAGAACGGCATGATCGCGATCCGGGACCGGAAGAAGGACATCATCATCTCGGGGGGCGAGAACATCTCGAGCATCGAACTCGAGGACACGCTGTTCGATCACGATGCGGTCGCCGACGCGGCCGTGATCCCAGCACCGAGCGACGAGTGGGGCGAGACGCCGAAGGCGTTCGTCGTGCCGTCGAACGGGGATCCGACCGATCCGCCGGTCTCGGCCGACGAACTGACCGAGTTCACCCGGGATCGACTCGCGAGCTACAAGGTCGTTCGCCGGATCGAATACGTCGAAGACCTCCCGAAGACCGCGACGGGAAAGACCCAGAAGTACGAACTCCGCCAGCAGGAGTGGGCCGACGAGGACCGGATGATCGGTGAGGGGTAG
- a CDS encoding NAD+ synthase: MSVDKKTFVYSDIERTNGPFLTDRRSLEAIRERIVADIRTRVADAGVDGVVVAMSGGIDSTLTTALAVEAVGNENVLGLGLPCHKTDAAHVSEARTIAEGMGIEFQEIQLRPLLEAFEETVASTLESTSNATDRSDERTHEIGNAVARLRMVTAYYAANSQSRLVLGTANRSEQLLGYFTKHGDGAADAYPIGDCYKTEVRALAKHIGLPRRIVSKEPTAGFWATQTDAGELGARYDVIDPLLYRVVEEGLPLEEAVADLRIDRETADEIASLHAATAHKRTTPPTPGILGREDRVDGGADSRE; this comes from the coding sequence ATGAGCGTAGATAAGAAGACGTTCGTCTATTCGGATATCGAGCGCACGAACGGCCCGTTTCTGACCGATCGTCGTTCGCTCGAGGCGATACGCGAGCGGATCGTCGCCGACATTCGGACGCGGGTCGCCGACGCCGGCGTGGACGGCGTTGTCGTCGCGATGAGCGGCGGTATCGATTCGACGCTGACGACCGCGCTCGCGGTCGAGGCCGTCGGCAACGAGAACGTTCTCGGACTCGGGTTGCCCTGTCATAAGACCGACGCGGCCCACGTCAGCGAGGCCCGCACGATCGCGGAGGGAATGGGAATCGAGTTTCAGGAGATCCAGTTGCGGCCGTTGCTCGAGGCCTTCGAGGAGACGGTCGCGAGCACCCTCGAGTCGACGTCGAACGCGACTGACCGGTCCGACGAGCGGACCCACGAGATCGGCAACGCCGTCGCGCGGTTGCGGATGGTCACCGCCTACTACGCCGCGAACAGCCAGTCGCGGCTCGTGCTCGGAACCGCGAACCGTTCGGAACAGCTGCTGGGGTACTTTACCAAGCACGGCGACGGCGCGGCCGACGCCTATCCGATCGGGGATTGCTACAAGACCGAGGTCCGGGCGCTCGCCAAACACATCGGCCTTCCCCGTCGCATCGTCAGCAAGGAGCCGACGGCGGGCTTCTGGGCGACCCAGACCGACGCCGGCGAACTCGGTGCCCGGTACGACGTCATCGACCCGCTGTTGTACCGAGTCGTCGAGGAGGGACTCCCGCTCGAGGAGGCCGTCGCCGACCTGCGGATCGACCGCGAGACGGCCGACGAGATCGCGTCCCTGCACGCCGCCACCGCCCACAAACGGACGACGCCGCCGACGCCGGGGATCCTCGGCCGCGAGGACCGTGTCGACGGCGGAGCGGACTCCCGCGAGTAG